CCCTCGGCACGGCGGCCACCCGCACCACCAACCCCCTGCTCCTCGCCCTCCTCATCACCGTCTCCGCCTATGTCGTGGCCACCCGCCGCCCCGACACCCCCTGGTCCCGCTCCTACGGCGCCTTCGTCAAGCTCGCCCTCGCCGTGATCCTCATCCGCTTGCTCTTCGCGATCGCCCTCGGCTCCCCGATCCCGGGCACGCACACCCTCCTCACCCTCCCCGAACTCCCCCTCCCCGCCTGGGCCCAGGGCATCCGCCTCGGCGGCGAGGTGACCGCGGAGGCCCTCACCTTCGCCCTGTACGACGGTCTGCGCCTGGCCACCCTCCTCATCTGCGTCGGCGCCGCGAACGCCCTCGCCAACCCCTCCCGCCTTCTCAAGTCCCTGCCGGGCGCCCTGTACGAGATGGGCGTCGCGGTCGTCGTCGCCCTCACCTTCGCCCCGAATCTCATCGCCGACGTCCAGCGCCTGCGCGCCGCCCGCCGTCTGCGCGGCCGCCCGGACAGGGGCATCAGGGGCCTGCTGCACGTGGGGCTCCCGGTGCTGGAGGGCGCGCTGGAGCGTTCGGTCGCCCTCGCCGCCGCGATGGACGCCCGCGGCTACGGCCGTACCGCCCAGGTCCCGCCCGCGGTACGGCGTACCACCGCGGTCCTCACCCTGGGCGGTCTGCTCGGCGTCTGCACGGGAACGTACGGCCTGCTCACCGCCGAAGGGGCGGCCTACGGCTTCCCCCTGCTGCTGGCGGGT
The Streptomyces tuirus genome window above contains:
- a CDS encoding energy-coupling factor transporter transmembrane component T, with the protein product MASATRHGRRAQLHPGAWWLWALSLGTAATRTTNPLLLALLITVSAYVVATRRPDTPWSRSYGAFVKLALAVILIRLLFAIALGSPIPGTHTLLTLPELPLPAWAQGIRLGGEVTAEALTFALYDGLRLATLLICVGAANALANPSRLLKSLPGALYEMGVAVVVALTFAPNLIADVQRLRAARRLRGRPDRGIRGLLHVGLPVLEGALERSVALAAAMDARGYGRTAQVPPAVRRTTAVLTLGGLLGVCTGTYGLLTAEGAAYGFPLLLAGLAAALAGLRLGGRRSPRTRYRPDRWDVRAWLVVASGVAVAALLALAAARDPAALHPGVVPLVAPALPLWPAAAVLLGLLPAFVAPDPKEPS